The window ACATTTCAAGCCGATCGGATTGTCATTGGATCTGAAAACGAGGAATCCGCTCAACGGGTAGCAGCATTGTATGAACCGATGAATATTCCGATATTCAATACAAACCGCGAAAGCGCCGAACTCATCAAATATGCATCCAATGCGTTTTTAGCAACGAAGATCAGTTTTATCAATGAAATCGCCAATTTGAGCGAAAAACTCGGTGCAGATATTAGCGATGTCGCCTATGGCATGGGGCTTGACCACCGGATTGGAACTGCATTCTTGAAGGCAGGATTGGGTTATGGGGGTTCATGCTTTCCGAAGGATACGAATGCTCTCGTGCAGATCGCGGGCGGGGTCGATCATCGATTTGAGCTGTTGGAATCCGTCATCAAGGTCAATCAGCAGCAGCCACTCAAACTGTTAAATAAAGCGGTGCAGCACTTCGGATCATTGCAGGGCAAAGAAACGGCCATTCTCGGGTTGGCCTTTAAACCGAATACTGACGATATGCGGGAAGCCGCCTCCATCACCTTGATCGAGCATCTACTGGCGGCCGGAGCAAAAGTGCGCGCGTATGACCCCATCGCTGCGGGTCATGCTCAAAAAATATTTGGGGACCGAATTGAATACTCCGGTTCCATTGAGGAATGCCTGCATCAAGCAGATATGGCATTTATCGCAACCGAGTGGGAAGAAATCAA is drawn from Falsibacillus albus and contains these coding sequences:
- a CDS encoding UDP-glucose dehydrogenase family protein, producing MSRVTVMGTGYVGLITGVCLAEIGHSVTCIDIAPEKIEQLRRGISPIFEPGLTDLIEENLRSGNLWFTNKPEEAIPQSEFIFIAVGTPQREDGSADLTYIQQAAKTIGAHLSILNTVIVTKSTVPVGTNGKIEEWIKDSLHATIPFDVVSNPEFLREGSAIQDTFQADRIVIGSENEESAQRVAALYEPMNIPIFNTNRESAELIKYASNAFLATKISFINEIANLSEKLGADISDVAYGMGLDHRIGTAFLKAGLGYGGSCFPKDTNALVQIAGGVDHRFELLESVIKVNQQQPLKLLNKAVQHFGSLQGKETAILGLAFKPNTDDMREAASITLIEHLLAAGAKVRAYDPIAAGHAQKIFGDRIEYSGSIEECLHQADMAFIATEWEEIKLLPLSIYQKQMKHPVIFDGRNCYSLAEAERHQIDYYSIGRKTSTFIRK